In one window of Primulina tabacum isolate GXHZ01 chromosome 8, ASM2559414v2, whole genome shotgun sequence DNA:
- the LOC142554320 gene encoding uncharacterized protein LOC142554320: MAKTLALPIILVLTLLSICFIFSESAAAGPFIVAHKRVSQKKLNQNLERVSVSIDIYNSGSDTAYDVTLTDDSWAQEVFDIVTGNTSKSWERLDAGSLESHSFELLSSVKTVYYGAPALITYRILTKSKLQEAYSTPVLPLNILSEATSETKIALVILFPYITNIKATFECKGTKSSLLCRKSFDIRVLFSELNLRVLLTVISCRSSLTFLTIHVIVLCFPAPFLSSLMNLSPCRGYWTNYGSHVSVALIVFLFVSLMVTKPNAAKGSKRKR; encoded by the exons ATGGCGAAAACCCTTGCTTTGCCGATCATTTTGGTTTTAACTCTACTTTCCATTTGTTTTATCTTCTCAGAATCGGCAGCGGCGGGTCCATTTATTGTTGCCCATAAGAGAGTTTCTCAGAAAAAGCTTAATCAGAACCTGGAACGTGTTTCCGTCTCTATCGATATTTACAACAGTGGATCCGA CACAGCATATGATGTAACCCTCACTGATGATAGTTGGGCTCAAGAGGTCTTTGATATTGTGACTGGAAACACTTCTAAATCTTGGGAAAGACTTGATGC TGGCTCCCTTGAGTCACATTCATTTGAGTTGCTGTCTAGTGTGAAAACCGTTTACTATGGTGCACCTGCTTTGATCACTTATCGAATTCTCACAAAGTCCAAGCTACAG GAAGCTTACTCAACCCCTGTTCTGCCGCTGAATATTCTTTCAGAAGCAACATCGGAGACAAAAATTGCACTTGTAATTTTGTTTCCATATATTACTAACATAAAAGCGACTTTTGAGT GCAAAGGTACTAAGTCTTCCCTTCTTTGTCGAAAATCCTTTGATATTAGGGTGTTGTTTAGTGAG TTGAATTTGAGAGTTTTGTTAACCGTTATTTCTTGTCGAAGCTCTCTTACCTTTTTAACAATACATGTGATAGTTCTGTGTTTTCCAGCACCATTTTTGTCCTCTCTTATGAATCTTTCACCATGCAGAGGTTACTGGACAAATTATGGTTCGCATGTTTCCGTGGCTCTCATCGTTTTCCTTTTTGTGAGCCTCATGGTTACGAAGCCAAATGCCGCCAAAGGAAGCAAGAGGAAACGTTGA
- the LOC142553179 gene encoding purple acid phosphatase 17-like: MASLENKTMVLSLLVALFGLFSDNISAELPRFEHNVRRGDGALSFLVVGDWGRNGHFNQSEVAFQMGRIGEELGIDFVVSTGDNFYDNGLKGEDDPNFVQSFTNVYTATSLQKQWFSVLGNHDYRGDALAQLSPVLRKIDRRWLCLRSFIVNTEIAELFFVDTTPFVRDYFVNPEDHIYDWRNVIPTKRYTSILLKDLESALKKSRAKWKIVVGHHAIRSVGHHGDTHELVRSLLPILRANNVDFYMNGHDHCLEQLSDIKSPIQFLTSGAGSKAWRGDVKDLHGNDIKFFYDGQGFASVRLTQSEAEIRFYDVLGRVIHSWNMSKMLHADI, from the exons ATGGCAAGTTTGGAAAACAAAACCATGGTTCTGTCTCTGTTGGTGGCTTTGTTCGGTCTGTTTTCAGACAACATTTCAGCGGAGTTGCCGAGATTTGAACACAACGTTAGAAGAGGCGACGGAGCTCTCAGTTTCTTGGTCGTCGGAGATTGGGGAAGAAATGGCCATTTCAACCAATCTGAAGTCGCTTTTCAG ATGGGGAGAATTGGAGAAGAATTAGGCATTGATTTTGTAGTATCAACTGGTGACAATTTCTACGATAATGGGCTAAAAGGGGAAGATGATCCCAATTTTGTACAGTCTTTTACGAATGTTTATACAGCAACGAGCCTCCAAAAACAGTGGTTTAGTG TGTTGGGAAACCATGATTATAGGGGTGATGCATTGGCGCAGTTGAGCCCTGTTCTTAGGAAAATAGATAGAAGATGGCTTTGCTTGCGGTCTTTCATAGTAAATACAG AAATTGCTGAGTTGTTCTTTGTGGATACGACTCCTTTTGTGAGAGATTATTTTGTAAATCCAGAGGATCATATATATGATTGGCGCAATGTGATCCCTACAAAAAGATACACTTCCATTTTGTTGAAA GATCTCGAATCAGCATTGAAGAAATCAAGGGCAAAATGGAAAATCGTAGTTGGCCACCACGCCATTAGAAGTGTTGGTCATCACGGTGACACTCATGAGCTTGTGCGATCTCTTCTTCCTATTCTTCGG GCCAACAATGTAGATTTCTACATGAATGGGCACGATCATTGTCTAGAGCAGCTAAGCGACATTAAAAG TCCGATTCAATTTTTAACGAGTGGAGCGGGGTCCAAGGCATGGAGAGGAGACGTTAAAGATTTGCATGGGAATGACATAAAATTCTTCTACGATGGGCAAGGATTCGCGTCGGTTCGATTGACACAAAGCGAAGCAGAGATTCGATTTTACGATGTTCTTGGTAGAGTCATTCATAGTTGGAATATGTCCAAGATGCTTCATGCCGATATTTGA